From a region of the Teredinibacter turnerae genome:
- a CDS encoding GGDEF domain-containing protein, producing MNARVYIAVRICAISATLALLVAEHYAPAKQRAIFPSPDVTLTLFTDQPSGGHSRAEWISRSLAHWRCEIVQSDVYPICGLSIEFSAPPYRSLDLSSFNTLELQLDYAGEAKVIRLYMRNHNPAYSSPLHITSTKFESVALRTSDLRGKTEVGLSEFSVADWWKGFYDIPREHSQPDFSSIVSIGIDQAGQPVYGEHTYQLKSLVLKGEWIKPADLYLLLIVGWMFVIGWEAVSRILYLLHKTRLDSIALHQLREESAQYKKLSTTDALTGVINRAGLDAIIQALTLEPGQLCGMVVLVLDIDHFKRINDSRGHDVGDRILFEFARKIKACIRADDIFARWGGEEFIIIARLGNHAAVQALAEKIRTAVYHSTFEPSHPVKLTVSIGAARIAADEAFEQTFRRADQLLYQAKNLGRNCVVVEAPEPD from the coding sequence ATGAATGCTCGGGTCTACATTGCCGTACGTATTTGCGCTATCTCCGCAACTCTGGCGTTACTGGTGGCCGAACATTACGCGCCCGCCAAGCAGCGGGCTATATTTCCTTCTCCGGATGTAACGCTCACCCTGTTTACCGATCAGCCGTCAGGCGGACACAGTCGCGCGGAGTGGATCTCCCGCTCGCTGGCTCACTGGCGTTGTGAAATAGTCCAGTCAGACGTGTACCCCATTTGCGGGCTTTCCATTGAGTTTTCCGCGCCGCCGTATCGCTCTCTCGATCTATCCAGTTTTAATACGCTCGAACTGCAATTGGATTACGCTGGGGAAGCGAAAGTAATACGCCTTTACATGCGCAACCACAACCCGGCGTATAGTAGCCCGCTGCACATTACGAGCACGAAATTTGAATCCGTAGCCTTGCGCACATCCGATTTGCGCGGCAAAACCGAGGTGGGTTTGAGCGAATTCTCCGTCGCTGATTGGTGGAAGGGGTTCTACGATATTCCCCGTGAGCATTCACAACCAGATTTTAGCTCGATCGTTTCCATTGGTATAGATCAGGCTGGCCAGCCAGTCTACGGTGAACATACTTATCAGCTTAAGAGCCTGGTTTTAAAGGGCGAATGGATTAAACCGGCGGATCTTTACCTGTTGCTTATCGTCGGTTGGATGTTTGTTATAGGTTGGGAAGCGGTGAGCCGAATCCTCTATTTACTGCACAAGACACGATTGGATTCTATTGCTCTGCATCAGTTGAGGGAGGAGTCTGCGCAGTATAAAAAATTATCGACCACGGATGCGCTTACCGGCGTTATAAACAGAGCTGGATTGGACGCAATTATTCAAGCGCTAACCCTGGAGCCAGGCCAATTGTGTGGCATGGTTGTGCTGGTGCTGGATATTGATCATTTTAAACGTATCAATGACTCACGAGGGCACGACGTTGGCGACCGGATATTATTTGAATTTGCAAGAAAAATTAAGGCCTGCATTCGTGCGGATGATATTTTTGCTCGCTGGGGTGGGGAAGAATTCATTATAATAGCTCGCCTCGGTAATCACGCTGCCGTACAGGCGCTCGCCGAAAAAATTCGGACTGCGGTCTACCATTCGACGTTTGAGCCAAGCCATCCAGTGAAACTGACTGTCAGCATTGGCGCAGCACGTATTGCGGCTGACGAGGCTTTCGAACAAACCTTCCGCCGGGCGGACCAGCTACTTTATCAAGCCAAAAACCTGGGGCGAAACTGTGTGGTTGTGGAAGCCCCTGAACCTGATTAG
- the arfB gene encoding alternative ribosome rescue aminoacyl-tRNA hydrolase ArfB codes for MTLAGFELNDGDIRFSAMRAQGAGGQNVNKVSSAVLMRFDVNASALPPGVKQRLFQKESGRINSEGVLLIKAQQHRTQERNKADALERLAEILAGCATAPKYRVATRPTKASKKRRLTAKTRRGDLKRGRGPVDY; via the coding sequence ATAACGCTTGCAGGGTTTGAGTTGAACGATGGCGACATCCGCTTCAGCGCGATGCGGGCGCAGGGCGCCGGTGGCCAGAACGTTAACAAGGTATCGTCTGCTGTACTAATGCGGTTTGATGTCAATGCGTCGGCACTACCACCGGGAGTAAAACAGCGCCTGTTTCAAAAAGAGTCTGGTCGTATCAACAGTGAAGGTGTTTTGCTGATAAAAGCGCAACAACATCGCACCCAGGAGCGGAACAAAGCTGATGCGCTGGAACGCCTCGCGGAAATTCTGGCTGGCTGTGCCACGGCGCCAAAATACAGGGTTGCAACACGCCCGACCAAGGCATCGAAAAAACGCCGACTCACAGCCAAAACCCGCCGAGGTGATCTAAAACGCGGGCGGGGGCCAGTGGACTATTAG
- a CDS encoding methyltransferase codes for MQDRNFDDLAPRFKRNVYGTLKGRVRLAVLERDFREYAPELYLDHPLHLLDLGAGQAPFSLQFAQLGHRLVLADISSEMLAGAQLAMSDWPAAHCERVYSLCHPLQQLAQPLRDLALPATFDMVICHAVLEWLAEPDRLYYHLANYLKPGGLLSLTFYNINGLAFKNLLRTNFHKFDIDNFRSFRGSLTPTHPQEPHHVLRQLGEQGFEIVCRSGIRVFHDYILDPVERNREPEAIVGKELEYSRRESFWPIARYIHVLGRKV; via the coding sequence GTGCAAGACCGCAATTTCGATGACCTCGCTCCGCGTTTTAAGCGCAATGTCTATGGCACCCTGAAAGGGCGTGTACGACTCGCGGTGCTTGAGCGTGATTTTCGTGAGTATGCACCAGAGCTCTACCTGGATCACCCGCTGCATCTGCTCGACCTCGGCGCGGGACAGGCGCCGTTTTCGTTGCAGTTTGCGCAGTTAGGGCACCGCTTGGTTTTGGCAGATATTTCGAGTGAAATGCTGGCTGGCGCGCAACTGGCGATGTCAGACTGGCCGGCAGCACACTGCGAGCGGGTGTACTCCCTTTGTCATCCACTGCAACAGCTTGCGCAGCCTCTGCGTGATCTAGCGCTGCCAGCTACGTTTGATATGGTGATATGCCACGCCGTGTTGGAATGGCTGGCGGAACCGGATCGACTCTATTACCATCTCGCGAACTACCTCAAACCCGGCGGCTTGCTTTCGCTCACCTTTTACAATATCAATGGTCTGGCGTTTAAAAACCTATTGCGGACAAATTTTCACAAGTTCGATATCGATAATTTTCGCTCTTTCCGCGGTAGCCTTACGCCAACCCACCCTCAGGAGCCCCACCATGTGTTGCGACAGCTCGGCGAACAGGGCTTTGAGATTGTCTGTCGCAGTGGTATTCGTGTTTTTCACGATTACATTCTCGACCCGGTCGAGCGTAATCGCGAGCCGGAAGCGATTGTGGGAAAAGAGCTGGAGTATTCAAGGCGTGAGTCATTTTGGCCAATTGCACGTTACATTCATGTTTTGGGGCGAAAAGTGTGA
- a CDS encoding nucleotide pyrophosphohydrolase, with amino-acid sequence MNKDLILNEFGRVSQAMGWDSLHSPKNLASAVSIEAAKLLENFQWLSDIESELVCEDGDINKIAGDIADLFIYLNVLSHKLGLEPWDIVKDKMLLNRTKYIEQIVAKDQIVAKDQIVSKDIVQRAAEVYSPGAQPASPGMVRVEVPRSQAGNEAVDWEAVARKIANSRQELEAQSNRLKERHGKDDSHR; translated from the coding sequence ATGAACAAAGATCTGATCCTTAACGAGTTTGGCCGCGTCTCCCAAGCCATGGGTTGGGACTCGCTGCATTCGCCAAAGAATCTTGCAAGCGCCGTGTCTATTGAAGCCGCGAAGCTGCTGGAAAACTTCCAGTGGTTGTCTGATATCGAGTCCGAACTTGTTTGCGAAGACGGTGATATTAACAAAATCGCTGGGGATATTGCCGACTTATTTATCTACCTCAATGTATTGAGCCACAAGCTGGGGCTTGAACCCTGGGACATCGTCAAGGACAAAATGCTGCTGAACCGTACAAAATACATCGAGCAAATTGTCGCTAAAGATCAAATTGTCGCTAAAGATCAAATTGTCTCTAAAGATATAGTTCAGCGCGCAGCTGAGGTGTACAGCCCAGGCGCTCAACCCGCATCCCCAGGCATGGTGCGAGTCGAGGTACCTCGGTCGCAGGCGGGCAATGAAGCCGTCGATTGGGAGGCTGTAGCCCGCAAAATTGCCAACAGTCGGCAGGAATTGGAAGCCCAGTCCAACCGCCTTAAAGAACGCCACGGTAAAGACGACTCCCACCGGTAA
- a CDS encoding insulinase family protein has protein sequence MTQKVTLHHPAFKLIRQQHISSLNIDVQEFEHSATGAQHIHLAAASEENVFLVALRTVPKDSTGVAHILEHTALCGSQKYPVRDPFFMMTRRSLNTFMNAFTSSDWTAYPFASLNRKDFSNLLDVYLDAVFFSRLDPLDFAQEGHRLEFAEPENPESPLMYKGVVFNEMKGAMSSVSSQLWQTLTKHLFPTSTYHYNSGGDPESIPDLTYEQLVAFYRTHYHPSNAVFMTFGDISAEDHQTRFQEQVLQHFNKLDYKVSVEDEKRYYAPIRIQEAYPYNDPDAERKTHVVMAWLLGKSTNLRDTLRAQLLSSILLDNSATPLMHVLESSEYGNGPSPMCGLDDSQRELSFLCGLEGCDRNASEDVESLILKTLDKVVLEGIPQEDIESALHQLELHQREIGGDSYPYGLQLILTALTAATHRGDPVRLLDLEASLAQLREDIKDPDFVKNLTRELLLDNPHRITLALHPNDAIKTRRDAAEAARLADIKSGLSEDEKNAIVAQAKALKHRQNQEDDAGILPKVTLADVPKGEVSVSSKTRERGSIKITHFPTGTNGLVYQQVIHALPALDQDNQQILPLYTSCLTELGAGSRDYLQMQKWQASVAGGINVFSSVRGKVDNVHEVSAYVTYSGKALNRNQKPLTDLMATTMTEARFDEHVRIKELVAQIRAHKEQSVTGNGHGLAMLAAASGICASANMSHRVSGLEGIRAIKRLDKAINEDAALAQLAEKLAALHQRCTSTASELLLIGEDEFLEGFESTLVDAFSSSQNTNDTFALPAHNQAIQQAWLTNSQVHFCAKAFPTVAPEHADAAPLIVMGGFLRNGFLHKAIREQGGAYGGGASQDSNSGAFRFYSYRDPRLAETLSDFDNAVEWLLSTDHGYQPLEEAILGTISSIDKSESPAGRAKRLFHSELHGRNHAFRQQLRERVLATTVDDLKRVAQTYLQPDQANTAVITDFSSRETVAALGLEIIEL, from the coding sequence ATGACGCAAAAAGTAACACTACATCATCCAGCGTTCAAACTTATCCGTCAGCAACATATCAGTTCGCTCAACATTGATGTACAGGAATTCGAACACAGCGCCACCGGCGCCCAACACATTCACCTCGCCGCGGCGTCGGAAGAAAACGTTTTTCTCGTGGCATTGCGCACCGTCCCCAAAGATTCAACCGGTGTCGCCCACATTCTCGAACACACCGCACTTTGCGGGAGCCAGAAATACCCAGTCCGCGACCCTTTTTTCATGATGACGCGGCGTTCGCTCAACACCTTCATGAACGCATTTACCAGCTCCGATTGGACGGCTTACCCGTTTGCCAGCCTAAACCGGAAAGATTTCAGTAATTTGCTGGATGTCTACCTGGATGCGGTGTTCTTCTCTCGTCTGGATCCGCTCGATTTTGCCCAGGAGGGCCACCGCCTGGAGTTCGCAGAACCGGAGAACCCCGAATCACCGCTGATGTACAAAGGTGTTGTGTTTAATGAAATGAAAGGTGCGATGAGTTCAGTGTCATCCCAGCTATGGCAAACGCTGACCAAGCACCTGTTCCCGACCTCCACGTATCATTACAACAGTGGTGGCGATCCCGAGTCCATTCCAGATCTCACCTACGAACAGTTGGTGGCCTTCTACCGCACGCACTATCACCCCAGCAACGCGGTTTTCATGACGTTTGGCGATATTTCAGCCGAAGACCACCAGACTCGCTTTCAGGAGCAGGTGCTGCAACACTTCAACAAACTCGACTACAAAGTAAGCGTTGAGGATGAAAAACGTTACTATGCGCCGATTCGCATACAAGAAGCTTACCCCTATAACGATCCCGATGCGGAACGCAAAACCCATGTGGTAATGGCCTGGTTACTCGGCAAGAGCACAAACCTGCGCGACACCCTACGCGCGCAATTGTTGTCCAGTATTTTGTTGGACAACAGCGCCACGCCGCTCATGCATGTGCTCGAATCCTCGGAATACGGCAACGGGCCCTCCCCCATGTGCGGCCTGGACGATTCGCAACGCGAACTGTCTTTCCTCTGCGGCCTTGAAGGTTGTGATCGCAACGCATCGGAGGATGTCGAAAGCCTGATACTGAAAACCCTCGACAAAGTGGTACTTGAAGGTATTCCGCAAGAGGATATCGAATCCGCCCTACACCAGCTTGAATTGCACCAGCGCGAAATCGGCGGCGACAGCTACCCTTACGGTCTGCAACTGATTCTTACCGCCCTCACCGCAGCGACCCATCGCGGCGACCCGGTGCGCCTGCTGGACCTGGAAGCCTCTCTGGCGCAGTTGCGAGAAGATATTAAAGACCCTGATTTCGTGAAGAATCTGACGCGCGAACTGCTGTTAGATAATCCTCACCGCATCACTCTGGCCCTGCACCCGAACGATGCCATCAAAACCCGTCGCGATGCGGCCGAAGCAGCACGGCTGGCAGACATCAAATCGGGCCTGAGCGAGGACGAGAAAAACGCAATTGTGGCTCAGGCCAAAGCGCTCAAACATCGCCAAAACCAGGAGGATGATGCCGGCATATTGCCCAAAGTGACCCTCGCCGATGTTCCCAAGGGCGAAGTTAGTGTCAGCTCCAAGACCCGTGAGCGCGGCTCTATCAAGATTACCCACTTCCCCACGGGTACTAATGGCCTGGTCTATCAGCAGGTGATACATGCGTTGCCAGCCCTGGACCAGGACAACCAGCAGATTCTACCGCTCTATACCTCGTGCCTGACGGAATTGGGCGCGGGAAGTCGCGATTATCTGCAAATGCAGAAATGGCAGGCGAGCGTGGCCGGTGGAATAAACGTTTTCAGTTCGGTACGCGGCAAAGTGGATAATGTACACGAAGTCTCCGCCTACGTTACCTACTCAGGTAAAGCGCTCAATCGTAACCAGAAACCGCTGACCGATCTCATGGCCACGACCATGACCGAAGCGCGCTTCGACGAGCACGTGCGCATCAAAGAACTGGTGGCACAAATTCGCGCCCACAAGGAACAGAGTGTGACGGGCAATGGTCACGGTCTGGCAATGCTCGCTGCCGCCAGCGGCATTTGTGCATCAGCCAACATGAGCCACCGGGTGTCCGGCCTTGAGGGCATTCGCGCGATCAAGCGTCTGGATAAAGCCATTAATGAAGACGCCGCACTGGCACAGCTGGCCGAAAAACTAGCGGCACTGCACCAGCGCTGCACCAGTACCGCGAGTGAATTGCTGCTGATTGGAGAAGATGAATTCCTGGAGGGTTTTGAAAGCACCCTGGTCGACGCATTCAGCTCAAGCCAGAATACGAATGACACCTTCGCACTGCCCGCGCACAACCAGGCAATACAACAGGCCTGGCTGACCAACTCGCAGGTCCACTTTTGCGCGAAGGCCTTCCCCACAGTGGCACCAGAGCATGCCGATGCTGCACCACTGATTGTAATGGGCGGATTTCTGCGTAATGGTTTCCTTCACAAGGCAATTCGCGAACAAGGTGGCGCCTACGGTGGCGGCGCATCGCAAGACAGCAATAGCGGCGCGTTCAGATTCTACTCCTATCGCGACCCACGACTGGCGGAAACCCTGAGTGATTTCGACAACGCGGTGGAGTGGTTATTGAGTACTGACCACGGATATCAGCCGCTCGAAGAAGCGATTTTGGGCACTATCAGCTCTATCGATAAATCGGAATCCCCAGCAGGCAGAGCGAAACGCTTGTTCCACTCTGAGTTGCATGGCCGTAATCATGCTTTCCGCCAGCAACTGCGTGAAAGGGTTCTGGCAACGACCGTCGACGATCTCAAGCGGGTGGCACAAACTTACTTGCAGCCAGACCAGGCCAACACCGCAGTGATCACCGATTTCTCCTCAAGAGAGACGGTCGCGGCGCTTGGCTTGGAAATTATCGAGCTTTAA
- a CDS encoding sensor histidine kinase codes for MTDAQPLDFSTVLAASVHDMKNSVGMLLASLESVIEDTPPENDEQSRRFSTLHYEASRINSELIQLLTLYRMQNKVLPVRIDEHFVIDILEDQIARNHTLLETRGVAIELVCDHDLSWYFDDDLLGSVVQNILVNCVRYTHSAIRISAEVENDQLCITIADDGPGYPASMLVRPCCQLDEAEVTDGATHLGLYFAEKIAQSHRQNDVCGSIKLANGEPLGGGVFKVRIP; via the coding sequence ATGACAGACGCTCAACCTCTCGATTTTTCCACCGTACTCGCCGCCAGTGTGCATGACATGAAAAATTCGGTGGGTATGCTGTTGGCGTCGCTGGAGTCCGTTATCGAGGACACGCCGCCAGAAAACGATGAGCAGTCGCGCCGATTTTCCACACTCCATTACGAGGCGTCACGAATAAACAGCGAATTAATTCAGCTGTTAACCCTCTATCGCATGCAAAATAAAGTGTTACCCGTACGAATTGACGAGCATTTTGTGATTGATATTCTGGAGGATCAAATCGCGCGCAACCACACCCTGTTGGAGACGCGAGGGGTAGCGATTGAGTTAGTGTGTGATCACGATCTGAGCTGGTATTTTGATGACGATTTGTTGGGGAGCGTAGTGCAAAACATTCTCGTGAATTGCGTACGATACACCCATTCCGCAATTCGCATAAGTGCTGAAGTAGAGAACGACCAGTTGTGCATCACTATTGCCGACGATGGTCCAGGGTACCCGGCATCTATGCTCGTAAGGCCCTGCTGTCAGTTGGATGAAGCCGAGGTGACCGATGGCGCGACCCACCTGGGGTTGTACTTCGCGGAAAAAATTGCCCAATCTCATCGCCAGAATGACGTTTGTGGGAGTATAAAACTGGCAAACGGCGAACCTCTGGGGGGCGGCGTATTTAAAGTTCGTATTCCCTGA
- a CDS encoding tetratricopeptide repeat-containing response regulator has translation MSRGVDYAKLSVLVADDFSSFRHTVSGMLSSLGVKKIELASNAREAIQCCEHKFFDLILCDYNLGDGRTGQHVLEELRHRGLINRQTLFLIVSAESSRTIVLCAYDCEPDDFLMKPINARMLQQRIERLVRQRDALAPAMRALDAKEHAVAAQVLEQVAGRQTRHAVAAQKMLGTVLLSQGDLDRAEALYTRALEVRQLDWARLGLAQVRQARGDLDLAGEWLQKIVEENPMFLPAYDSLAENWNKRGDRLQEQTAVQKAVEISPLSILRQKYLAIVAQENADLVTAVVAQRRVVKLGRLSCYGAAEDHFHFARLVADAIEQELDLGSDIGTEAINFLKNAKDAYPLEDSAACSVHLLEGRLHALAGRKPAAQESLTEAEALMYEGSEDIVLEVDRMHALFALGENPRAEALLNDLRVIFADDQRALERLDVFLSEPASASNSALVADINREGIDLYNHGRFDEALACFDRARTLFPRHVGIHLNIVQSLVGKLKETGRDQETVEECARALRRAGRLINTEHPQYTRFSRLKAMAHSAMGH, from the coding sequence TTGAGTCGAGGTGTGGACTACGCAAAACTTTCTGTGCTGGTGGCAGACGACTTCAGCAGCTTTCGGCATACGGTGAGCGGTATGCTGAGTAGTCTCGGCGTTAAAAAAATTGAGTTGGCAAGCAATGCTCGGGAAGCCATCCAATGTTGTGAGCACAAATTTTTCGATCTGATTTTGTGCGACTACAACCTGGGCGATGGTCGTACCGGTCAGCATGTACTTGAAGAACTCCGCCACCGCGGATTAATCAACCGGCAAACTTTGTTTTTGATTGTGTCCGCCGAATCCAGCCGCACCATTGTCCTTTGCGCCTACGATTGTGAACCCGACGATTTTCTGATGAAACCAATTAACGCGCGTATGCTGCAACAGCGCATCGAGCGGCTCGTTCGACAACGGGACGCGCTGGCGCCAGCCATGCGCGCGCTGGATGCTAAAGAACATGCGGTAGCGGCGCAGGTGTTGGAACAGGTCGCTGGTCGTCAGACCCGTCATGCGGTGGCTGCGCAGAAAATGTTGGGCACCGTGTTGTTGTCGCAAGGCGATCTGGATCGTGCAGAAGCGCTCTATACACGCGCACTGGAAGTCAGGCAGTTGGACTGGGCCAGGCTGGGTTTAGCGCAGGTGAGGCAGGCCCGAGGCGACCTGGACCTTGCCGGTGAATGGCTGCAAAAAATTGTGGAGGAAAACCCCATGTTTTTACCCGCATACGACAGTCTGGCAGAAAACTGGAACAAACGCGGAGACAGATTGCAGGAACAAACAGCCGTACAAAAAGCGGTGGAGATCTCGCCGCTTTCGATATTGCGCCAAAAATATCTCGCCATTGTGGCTCAGGAGAATGCTGATCTGGTGACGGCTGTGGTGGCGCAGCGGCGGGTGGTCAAGCTCGGCCGTTTGTCCTGTTACGGTGCAGCCGAAGATCACTTTCATTTTGCGCGCCTAGTTGCCGATGCAATTGAGCAGGAACTGGACCTGGGTTCCGACATAGGTACCGAAGCGATAAATTTCTTAAAAAACGCGAAAGATGCCTATCCGCTAGAAGACAGCGCCGCCTGCAGTGTGCATTTACTCGAAGGGCGTTTACATGCGCTCGCTGGCCGTAAACCCGCCGCACAGGAGAGCCTGACCGAAGCCGAGGCGCTAATGTATGAAGGCTCGGAAGATATCGTGCTAGAGGTCGACCGGATGCACGCACTTTTTGCCCTGGGTGAGAACCCGCGAGCAGAAGCCTTGCTGAATGATTTGCGGGTGATATTCGCTGATGACCAACGTGCGCTTGAGCGCTTGGATGTATTTTTAAGTGAGCCGGCCAGCGCCAGCAACAGTGCGCTTGTCGCTGACATCAACCGCGAGGGAATCGATTTGTACAACCATGGTCGGTTTGATGAAGCGCTGGCTTGCTTTGATCGCGCCCGCACACTGTTTCCTCGACACGTGGGGATTCATTTAAATATCGTGCAATCACTGGTGGGCAAGTTAAAAGAGACCGGACGCGATCAGGAAACTGTAGAGGAGTGCGCGCGTGCGTTGCGCCGTGCGGGCAGACTCATCAATACCGAGCACCCGCAGTACACTCGTTTTTCCCGCTTAAAAGCCATGGCACACAGTGCTATGGGCCATTAG
- the cmoA gene encoding carboxy-S-adenosyl-L-methionine synthase CmoA yields the protein MAENKDTLYATDPPLGDFVFDQQVVDVFPDMIKRSVPGYMTIIHMVGQLAERYAQSGTRCYDLGCSLGASTLAMRHRIQAADVELVAIDNSSDMINRCKMVLDADSAEVPVTLRCEDLEQSDIENASVVVMNFTLQFIPVARREALIRRIYQGMVPGGVLILSEKLTFDNAHHDNLMTELHHYFKKTNGYSEMEIARKRNAIENVLIPESLESHKTRLASAGFTGTELWFQCFNFSSLLAFKPSE from the coding sequence ATGGCTGAGAATAAAGACACCTTGTACGCAACTGACCCGCCTTTGGGCGATTTCGTATTCGACCAACAGGTAGTAGACGTTTTTCCAGATATGATCAAACGTTCGGTGCCCGGCTATATGACCATTATTCATATGGTGGGGCAGCTCGCCGAGCGTTACGCACAGAGCGGCACCCGCTGTTACGATCTGGGCTGCTCGCTGGGAGCGTCGACACTCGCCATGCGCCATCGCATTCAGGCCGCGGATGTGGAACTGGTAGCCATCGATAATTCAAGCGATATGATCAATCGCTGCAAAATGGTACTGGACGCCGATTCCGCCGAAGTTCCCGTCACATTGCGCTGCGAGGACCTGGAGCAAAGCGACATCGAAAATGCGTCCGTTGTGGTAATGAACTTTACCCTGCAGTTTATTCCAGTTGCGCGCCGCGAGGCGCTGATCAGGCGGATTTATCAGGGCATGGTGCCCGGCGGTGTGTTGATTTTGTCCGAGAAGCTGACCTTCGATAACGCCCATCACGACAACCTGATGACCGAGCTGCACCACTATTTCAAGAAGACCAACGGCTACAGCGAGATGGAAATCGCCCGCAAGCGCAATGCGATCGAAAACGTGCTGATTCCTGAATCATTGGAATCACACAAGACACGCCTGGCAAGCGCAGGTTTTACGGGCACTGAACTCTGGTTCCAGTGCTTTAATTTTTCATCTCTATTGGCATTTAAACCCAGTGAATAG
- the cmoB gene encoding tRNA 5-methoxyuridine(34)/uridine 5-oxyacetic acid(34) synthase CmoB — MNSPINFQPLLNSLIDTPLAPWLDSLPAQLAQGLSTQRFGDLPGWYDALRSLPDLRAQTVSLAETVAIGSAKEIEPSTHQQIDKAFRALIPWRKGPYNLFGTHINTEWRSDWKWQRLAPFIADLKGKRVLDIGCGNGYHCWRMLEAGAAQVIGIDPSPRFVVQFYMIKHFLDNPPVDVLPLGIEALPANLNAFDTTFSMGVLYHRRSPMDHLLELKATLQPGGELVLETLVIEGENSDVLVPEGRYAMMNNVWFLPSVPTLLSWLRKCGFDNPRCVDVCTTTTEEQRSTEWMTFHSLKDFLDPTDSSLTAEGHPAPQRAIFVATKP; from the coding sequence GTGAATAGCCCCATCAATTTTCAACCCCTGCTCAATTCCCTTATAGACACGCCACTCGCGCCCTGGTTGGACAGCCTGCCAGCGCAATTAGCCCAAGGTTTGAGCACCCAGCGCTTCGGTGATCTACCGGGCTGGTACGACGCGTTGCGGTCTTTGCCGGACCTGCGCGCGCAGACAGTTTCTCTCGCCGAGACCGTAGCAATTGGAAGCGCCAAAGAAATCGAGCCGAGTACCCATCAACAGATCGATAAGGCTTTTCGCGCGCTAATTCCCTGGCGCAAAGGGCCATATAATTTATTCGGCACCCACATAAATACCGAATGGCGCTCCGATTGGAAATGGCAACGCCTCGCGCCTTTTATTGCAGATCTCAAAGGCAAACGCGTGCTGGATATAGGCTGTGGCAACGGCTACCACTGCTGGCGCATGCTCGAGGCGGGAGCCGCACAGGTTATCGGGATAGACCCGTCACCGCGATTCGTGGTGCAGTTCTATATGATCAAGCACTTTCTGGATAATCCACCTGTCGACGTTCTCCCTCTGGGCATTGAAGCCCTGCCCGCGAATCTGAACGCTTTCGATACCACCTTCTCCATGGGCGTGCTCTACCACAGACGCTCCCCCATGGATCACCTGCTTGAACTGAAAGCCACATTGCAGCCGGGCGGCGAGCTCGTGCTGGAAACCCTGGTAATTGAAGGCGAAAATAGTGACGTTCTGGTACCCGAGGGCCGCTACGCGATGATGAATAATGTATGGTTTTTGCCGTCGGTACCGACTCTGCTCAGTTGGTTGCGCAAGTGCGGTTTCGATAACCCCCGCTGCGTGGATGTGTGCACGACAACAACCGAAGAACAGCGGTCAACAGAGTGGATGACCTTCCATTCGCTGAAGGACTTTCTCGATCCGACCGATTCATCTCTTACCGCCGAAGGGCACCCGGCACCCCAACGCGCGATTTTTGTTGCCACCAAACCTTAA